TGTgcttttaaataaaactacttacaattagaaacagagagagtacttattttcagctaaaaattaattgcaaactatattgattttataaataattttatttatctcaaatattattggtcagagaggtataattaataacaacttacatatatttccgtcactttcttaatatgtgtgaaaaatgtcaaggtgacatttatttaaaaacggAAGGACTATATAATACAATATTAGCACTTTTCAATAAAATCAAGAAATGGTCACATGTGTTTAAATATAATAGCTAGCATTAATATTATATTCGATGGACTAACTGAAACAATTGAGAacttattttttggtttgtttatatattatttgattttatctatattcttttttttttgtcaatccaATTTCCATTAAAAGATATATGTCCATCCAATTTtcattaaaagatttttttctgATAACCGTGAAAATCCCAAAAGCTTTCTAGACCAAAGACTAATCCCACGAAGCCCATAGAAACCAAGTTTTTTGCCACTTAAGGTGTCTATTGGTTGCCAATGCTACTCGAATCCAGGACGGAAACTCCAGTTAGAACCCCTTTACTATTAGACCAAAACGATTTGGTTTTccattaaaagaaatataaacccACTAGACTATACATAAGGTATGAGGcataaaatattaacatatatatccCAAAGTGTACACGGAAAATACAATTCTAAAACCAAATAAGAAGCAGTTGATCTCATCAAATTTGACAAGCGTCAGAGTCAGCGTCAGAACCAAAGAACATGTATTACTACACATGTCTATCATGCATCCCTTATCGACTAACCTTCGCCGGAAAGCTGCTCCACCGTGCTGCAGCTTCTCATCTTCTTTGTATCTTCGCCGTAAATCGAAAGAAAGCTCGCTTTTTATAGTAACTCCATAAGAACAGCACCGCTTTAGACTCCGATACTGAAGAGAGTAGCTTCCCACCGCCGCCTTCCTTTCTCATCTTCAGTCTTCATCAGCTTCTGAGAGGAGCACACATGTATCTCTGTTAAACTCATCCAGgagacactacaagaaaaatgtgTTTTAATAGCAGACAAGTATAGCGTTTTTTACGATTATGTTATAGTTGATATACCCGTGTTTTTAAGATAGCGTTTGTATTTTCAGAAACATTATGATAGAATAGTATAATTAGAAACGCTAtgaaaatttaggatttaatagCAAAACATAAATAAACGTTATGTTTGCCTTTTGAATCCCTAAACCCTCAATAagtttttaaaccctaaattctaaacatgAAACTTAACTCTAATGttttaatatcaaaacttaaatttaattcCAACTCttaaatataaactcaaaaatcAATCTTTAAGAAAAATACtctcaaattttaaattcaaaaccTCCAAACTTTTAACCCTCAAACcttatattttaaacattaattCTAAATTCCAAACATTAAATTATAGACTCgaaataaaaacttataaaattattgcatcaagtttaaaattataaatcataaaatattaaatttatttacatatgtaatttaaactaattatttataaatctttaatttatttacaaatatactttatataaatGCATTTGTATGGATTTTCagataaaatgaaattttgCACTTTGTTAATGttatatatcattaaatttatagatgtaaatgataatttaatttttatatacataaaattagttaacaataaaattataattgctaaaacaactattaaataaaaacagtttTTGATTGATTACTTTTCAACCATTGATTGCTTTTAATCCAATGGTTACAAATCAATTTTACTCAATCCTTATCCTTTCTCTTTATTGGTTAATCTATCAAAATTAGGATTACAATTTTTGGCCAttgattgttttgatcttgtgtCTAAGATCAATCTCTTTCTCacgatatctttttttttcctaaactCTCTCTTGTTCGATACTAAAATTAACAAAGTATTTTCTTCTCATTAGCTAGAGAGTCCCTATGGTTCATCCCCCCCGAAGCTTTGTCATTTACAACAGACCTTCCCGACGGTTCCCCtgctatctctctctctcaccctAACGCTTCCCCTactgttagattttttttttttagattttgtagCAGAGAAATATATATTGTCTTTCCAGATCCTTAAGAGATGGCAAGTTATATAAACAGAGATGGCATAGGAGCGTCAGTGGGAATGTAACGCCCGACcgccacggctaatgggccacccacgcccgctcacTCGGCCCGTGGGTCCCATCCCATCTGACGGTCGCTcattaattttccaaggctcgaaatcattgtttactgaccctgcaatcaccacccgacctttctcCGTGCTTTgacctcacttacacggtatcacgaatcactttccgataggtcacccatcatttcactactccagcccaagcacacttaactctggagttctaaacggatgtgtgacggaaaaagtaagtcaactttggtgacataggtagccaaatcaattctcttaagccttttcacatatcacaactcgggatgttacaattcaccccctctcaaagaacgcaacgtcctcgttgcgccccacaacaggtctcaagacgcctctcaggtcagaactgagacggctaaccagctctgataccacttgtaacgccccgaccgcccacggctaatgggccacccacgcccgctcactcggcccgtgggccccatcccatctgACGGTCGGTcattaattttccaaggctcgaaatcattgtttactgaccctgcaatcaccacccgacctttctccgtgctttggcctcacttacacggtatcacgaatcacttcccgataggtcacccatcctttcactactccagcccaagcacgcttaactctggagttctaaacggatgtgtgacggaaaaggtaagtcaactttggtgacataggtagccaaatcaattctcttaagcctttttcacatatcacaactcgggatgttacaggGAAGGTGGAAGACATCAAGGCGGAGCACCAGAGATGACGGCCCGAGCTTCTCTCCGGTGAGACAGAGAAGACAGGGGAAGAGGAACACAGTGTTGGTCATTGGGTTTGTGGCGAGGAGGCGAAGGAGAATCTTCTGGTCGTGAGCAGAGTGGAGGCATGGGGCTTGTGGCGATGACGCGACGAAGAAGTTGGTGGTCGTGAGAAGAGGTGCTGAATCCATGGCAGAGTTTGTCGTTGATGGAGGTGGTTGCCGGCGGTGGAGTTAAGAAGCTTGAAGATGGTGTGTTTTGTTATTAGGTTTAATTAGCAAATAGGTTTAGGTTTAAGCttggtttagttttggtttatttttttccatgtaAACCAGTTGTAATTTGtaattcaatttaatttataaattataattttgatatattacattttttaaacgaaaaaattatatatatatatatatatatatatatttaatttcaataaaaaaataataacgaaAATTATATGCtattaaagaatatttaattGCAGATAAAAAAGTGCTATTGTAACGGAACAAAAGATATCGGCACAAAAAACCGTTATCTAAAGTGCTTGACTATTATCACGGACGATGATACATCATTTCATAAATCGCTATCGTATTGATAGATAGCGTTTTTCGTCCGCTAAGAAAagccatttttcttgtagtgagatGCGTGCCAACTGAGGATTGTGGGTTCTGATCCGTTCGATATTACCTAGTCAAGAGAGCGATTCCGATTGAGTAGAGGCGGTGAGGATATAAATAACACTGAAAGCTACATTTTATAATTCGACTAAGCAATTAGGAACTTTATTAATCAACTCAATATCAGAGATAAAAGAAAAGTTATGAAGAGAAGCTCTGATCTATGTCGAAAACACAACAAAATCGGCTACTCGAAGAGTTTAAATCAGAGTTATTTTAATCGGTTAACCCGAAAACTAAATATCTGatcaaagatcagaaacaaaaaACACAATTGATTCACTCTTTTCAACTTCATCTTTGTGAAAGATGGAGATGTgtgaacagagagagagaaaaggagagagAAAACCTTCTAATAAACCTTATTTTATCTACCTATATTCAATTATTTGTCCAGTatgaaatgtatttttataaaattatttgtttcaaattaggGGAGTTTTCTTAAATAgctttgtttaaaattttgtcgtaaaaaaatcattaaaatactaaaatgtctatttattttgaaattttaatatatatatttttaaagaaatttgaaaCTTCACTCTTAAAGCCTCATCCCTAAAACCTTattccttaactctaaactctaaatttagattaatttattatatatttatatgtataaatgtATAGTTACCTTCAATGaaatcttgttttgtttttttagggttattttgtaaaataaactaaaaagattATTCTAAATTTTTCTCTTTTAGTTAAGTAGGATGCTTAGATAATGATAGGATACTGAGATACgttaaatatatgatattattagtatattaaATCTCTTGGggcaaataattttattaaattaagatgTAAACTAATAGGCATTTTTAACGCTGaataattatgatattacaactattataaatatttcagaCGATTCTACAGTCGATAATTATATCTCTCGTATGAGGATTCACGCATGACTACATCACCTGAGCCGGTCTATGAGATCCAACGCTTGACGGTACTACTTGTGCCATGCTGTAGATTTCTTgtaatcatttttttctcttattcgCATAATTCCGCATTTTTCGGGAAGGAAACTCAGACTTCATGGTATAGACGCATTAATAAAGTGTTTGTCAAATCACTGGATCAATTGAGCTTCCAAACTAATAGGCACTTATTCAAACTTGATTTGATTTGTGTAtcctttatataaaaatatctatggaaagttttttttgtaactgatctatggaaagtttttcttttgaacgtTGTGATCTATGGAATGTTACTATaggtaattaatattaatatgcaTTGTACACAAAGCAAACGAATCAAAGACAGCTAAAACCTCTTCTGAACGAATAGTAGATATTTTTCAATGTTTACAACTTTACATAATGTACACTaagaaatgttaaaatataattttgatgcCCTGAATATAGTACAATGCATGAATGCAAAGACACGCAAATGTTGCACTGCACAgacattttcttaattattaatCAAGTATACTTATATTGCAAACTTTAGGCCTATTCTCATATTAGATGATGTATATGTCTACttaataatttcataatcaCATCAAAGATTTGAAACCCAGAAGAATCAAAGCGTCTGTAGTTCTTCCGTACAATGCGTTAAACGTGATTTATTTCACAGCTGTAAACCAATGCCACCTTCGGCTTTATCATTTAGCTTATTGATTACAATGTAATACATATGAGCCTATAATGGGCCTCCCTTAAAAGGTTTAGTAATGTGTGTCCACTAAAACTCATATAGCCTAAAATGTTCGAGTGCAGAAGTGTGTATTAGAGTTTGTTGAGCCTAAAAAAAGTTGTTTGTGTTATAAACCGACTGGTTCAGATGGATGTTTATCTATAAGATACTTACTATGCTTTGGCCCATTAGTATCCCATCTTGTAACTGATTCATTAGGGTTTCAGACATTGCAACTTCCTATATAAGGAGCACATATTGGACATTAATAAGATATACATTCACAACAGTTTGATTAAAGACAAAATGAGTCTTTTTAATTCTTTTGTCAACGACGTAAACCAGAAAACGTAGATTttgtaaacataaatattaGCATGGATAACATAACAAACCACGATTGCTTTTTTATATTGTGTACAATAGTGTCTATCTTTGAATTCTGCGTTGAGCTCTgagttattgaaaaatatttttcaaa
The Raphanus sativus cultivar WK10039 chromosome 1, ASM80110v3, whole genome shotgun sequence DNA segment above includes these coding regions:
- the LOC108857439 gene encoding uncharacterized protein LOC108857439 — protein: MGHPRPLTRPVGPIPSDGRSLIFQGSKSLFTDPAITTRPFSVLWPHLHGITNHFPIGHPSFHYSSPSTLNSGVLNGCVTEKGRWKTSRRSTRDDGPSFSPVRQRRQGKRNTVLVIGFVARRRRRIFWS